The following nucleotide sequence is from Citrus sinensis cultivar Valencia sweet orange chromosome 6, DVS_A1.0, whole genome shotgun sequence.
TGTAACATTTTAAATATCTCGTCCCGCAGCAAGATTTAAGCTGGGTACAGACAGCTGCACTCACTATTATTGATACTGTCATTTCTTCCATCACCATCTTCTCTCTGCTTAGGAGCTAATAATGATGTGATCTTTATCCCCAAAAGTCTGTCTACTGTACAATGGCTAAAATGGAAGAAGAATGATTTTTCACATTTAACCTTTTAAGTTAGTATTTGTAAAGGACCAttattgaaagaaagaaatttggaagaaaatatatatctatattaCTTTAACGGATAGAGATACAAATGGAAGCTGCGTTAATCCATATGTAtaacaaagaataaaaaatcagCAATTCCTACagaaataatcattttttttggctgagtgaacaaaaattaagaagaaaatgcACAATCGCAATATTTGTACAAGAATCAAGCAGCAGGACCTGGTTTCTGGATCTCAAATGAGAGCCTCGAGCTGTTTCTGGTTTCCAATCATATTTCAGAAATTTGTCCCCAATTCTGCATACCATAGACACACTCATGGCATATAGGAACTCCGATCCTCATATTCTCGACTTCTCCAACTAGTCTGAGATTGGTTGTAAAAATCTGAACTATAGTCTTGACTACCACCAAATGCCAACCTTTGAAACATTCTGATTTGTGCAGAATGTTGTGCTGAACTGAAAATTCCACTTTGGCCGGGTTTCACTCCATTAGTGAGATCTGATGCTCCATCTAATGTGTCTAAAGCTCTCACTACCTGATTaagtaaagaaaagaaacttctGTTATTAAACTTCAactagaaatgaaaaaaacgGAAATTTCTTTGTCGTTCAAACATGATTTTACCTGACTCATTCTCGGTCTTTTTGTTGCTGAATGGCGCACACAAGCTGCAGCTGCCTCAATCATCCAAAACATTTCACTGTCCACATAGTTCTTTTCCAGCCTAGAATCTACCAAGGCTTCAAAATCCTCATGTTCAAGTGCTTCAGCAAGCAATGGTCGAGCCTGAACAACACACGAAATAATCATTAGCTATATTACAAGATGGTCATTGGAGCCCTTGGACATgctgaagagaaaattttgaatgtatcCATTTGACCATTCACTTTAGTTAATGTCATTATCTAGCAAATATATAGAAGTTCTctatttaattactttaatggaagacaaaaaataaaaatctttgttATAACGGAAGACAAAATCTTTGGTATAATATCTGGCTGTATACAGAAGTTTGAGGTCTTTATAACTTACCCACTCAACCAGGCTCTCATCACCCAATGGTTGAGAAGCATCCACAGGCTTGCGACCTGTGATTAGCTCCAAAAGCACAACCCCAAACGAATAAACATCAGACTTTTCTGTCAGCTTACCACTTGTTGCATATTCTGGAGCCATGTATCTGGAAATCACACCCATTGATCAGATATATATAAATAGGATATAAGATAACAGTACATATTAAACAAAAGGTTTTGTCATATTCAACCAAGTGCTTTATAAACACACTGGCTAAAGAACAATCATAAAACAGATTAATGTCTGTCtgtaattctaaatttattgcAGAAATAGCATTAACATTTGACCATGCTCATACAGCATAGTAAAAAAGGATCTAATGCATACACAAGAATGAAGGTTCATAAATTACTTTACAAGTTTTGCCACAAACAGTTCACCTACCCAAAGGTTCCCATTACACGTGTAGATACGTGTGTATTTGAATCCAATTCCAACGCTATCTTAGCAAGCCCAAAATCTGCAAcctgtaaaaataaaaataaatgaataaaaaagcATCTTTAAGAGTATGAACTCTGACCTACAAATTTAGATGGAGAAAGTAAATTGTTTGTCGAAAAAATAAGGCGGAAAACTCAGGCATACCCGAGCTTCAAAACTGCTATCAAGAAGAATGTTCGATGACTTGATATCCCTGTGAATAATGCGAGGATGGCCTGGTAAATCAAAAAGTAAAATGTTTCAGTACATGATACAAATGAAAGCAGTTCACATTCAGACCAGGAGAACATAAGGAAGACACAATTTTACATTAAACTCATGCACGTATTTAGATAATTTAAGATGGTTATTTAGCTCATAATAATGTTGATCGAGTTGTCTTTGTTTTATACTTAAAGGGCATTGGGAAAATTATAATGTTGGACCAGCACGGCAAAATGTGGAAGACGACAATGAGAAGCTCTATCAAAGATAAAGTACCATAAGAATGTATTGATTGCTTTTTTACAATCAATGACATAAATGAATCcagaaacaaacaaagaagaagaaatattacAGTCTTCATGGAGGTATGCTATCCCACGAGCTGCGCCAGCAGCAACCTTGACTCTAGTTGCCCAATCCATAACAGGTCTGCCTTCAGCTGCAAAATCGTGTAGCAAAACAAGAAAGTTaccattttatcatttttcaaaagggAGATAATTCATGTGGGGATATTCACAAACTGAAGCCTGGGTTCTCAAGCTTAAAAGATCCACGAAATGTTTATTTGCATatgaaaaatccaaaaattgttttaactATTACACAAGGAGCAATTTTTGGTGCAAGATTAATGAATCAAATAGTTTCAGGCCATTCAAATACCTCATGAGGGACCTTTTTTAatcctaaattttattttcaagacATGAAATTTAATGCTTATAGAGAAAATGGaattctaaaattctaaattgagAAGTATGCCTTACCATGGAGATGGTAGTGAAGAGTATCGTTAGGGACATATTCATAGACAAGCAATCTTTCACGCTCGGATATACAGTATCCCACCAGTGAAACCAAATGACGATGATGCACGCGGCTAATGATCTCAACTTCTGCTCTGAACTCGCGCTCTCCCTGTGAACCACCTATCTTTAACTGTTTGACAGCTACTTCTCTTCCATCTGCCAGGACGCCTTTGTATACACAACCAAATCCACCTTCACCTAGAACATTATGAGCTGAAAACCCATTTGTGGCCTGTATCAGTTCGTCATACGTGAACCATGACCTTGAATTGCCTAGTACACCTGACTCTGATGGTGAACGTGAAAAACCACTGTTTGACCCATTTCCTACCAGGGGAGCTGGAGAATGTGGCCTTAGAAATACTGAATCTGCAAAGCACATGcaattaaactaattattaTAGTTCAACAGCCTCATTTGCACTAAATATATGTTATAGCTAGCCAAAGAGCAAACTCAAAAGAATGGATTCAAAtacaataacaaattaaaaaacatgaGAATAGATAGccatgcaattttttttccagaaaGCAGAGAACATTTGATCCTCTCCTGTAGAGAGAGAATCTAGAACGAACATTGCAGCTCATCACCTCGATATCCATGACCTAAAATGTCTGAAACAAATGGACAACATGTAGTGAACCACGGTTCATATTCCAGGCCCAAAAACAATGAgctaaaaagtaaaaactatgagccaaaaaaaataaaagaatatatttaaattagtaTGACTTGCCAATCAACATGTTGCTCTGCAATAAACTCAATAATTTAGATTGAAGATACATCCAAATAAGCATATAGTTCCCTGAAAAATATCATCTCAAAATGCAATTTCCAGAATGTACAGCAACAGTAATCACATTAGAAGTCAATTTGCCAACTTTTCACAAAAGATGGTGCACATGCACGCACACACCATGCATGCTCTCATATGTTGTTATAGACATATCGTtacctctttttttcttcaaaaaaaagaaaaaaaaaaaacgagtTTGATTCCATAGAAGGAACAATTTACAACTATCCAGTTTAAAGCAAGAGCTTTCCTTTCTTTTGACCAATGATATTACACTTCAGTACTGTTTATCTAAATTAAGAGCCATTTGATTACAGGTCCTATTTAATCAGGCAACATCTACAAGATCACAGTGATTTTACTTAGAGCTAGTACATATCTAAACAACAATGATTCAAGATTGAAAACCTAAAGAATCAAAAACCATAAGGccataacttaaaaaattactgaGCAATGTTCAGTAGATCACCTGACTTCTGTGAGGAGGCATGGGGAGACGGCAAAGTGTAACCAATATGTTCCCCagctctctttttctttcgtttATGCGCAAACCACACAGCCATCACAAGAAGACTTAGCACCAGAAACCCAACTGCAATGCCTATTGCCACTGCACCTCCAGTGCCTAAAACCCCTGCATTCCTTGGTGACGCATTTGCTGATACAGTGGTCCCATTAGTTGATTTTGCTGTTGGTTTCTCAGTTGGAACAGATGGTAGCGGTGGAGTACTAGGACTTCCACGTGTAGATGAATTACTAGGAGGAGCAGGAGGTGAAACTGCTGGTGGTGAAGAGGTTGAGGGGACTGAAGGCGGTGGTGGTGACAATGTAGACGCCGGGGGAGATTTTGTAACTGGTGCAGGAGCAGATTGAGAAGGATGAGGTGGTGGTGTAAGCACAGGAGGCGAAGGAGTACTTGTAGGTGGATTTGACGAAGGTGGAGGTGGAGAACTGGAGGAAGGTGGTGTTGGGACATTGACTGGAGGAGGTGAACTGGAGGAAGGTGTTGCTGGGACATTGGCTGGAGGAGGTGAACTGGAGGAAGGTGTTGTTGGGACATTGGCTGGAGGAGGTGAACTGGAGGAAGGTGTTGTTGGGACATTGGCTGGAGGAGGTGAACTGGAGGAAGGTGTTGTTGGGACATTGGCTGGAGGAGGTGAACTGGAGGAAGGTGTTGTTGGGACATTGGCTGGAGGAGGTGGAGAAGGTGCCAAGGCTTGAGGCGGGGGTTGGGCTGGAGATGGAGGCGAGGGATCGACTTCAGGAGGAGGAGGAGCATCCAGTGGCGGTGGTGGGGATGGGGGTTGAGGGGGAGGGGAATTGACAGCAGGAGATGATGGCGGGGGTGCTGTTGGTGGTGATGGTGGAGTGGATGTTGGTGGTGAAGGGGGTGGGGATGCTGGTGGTGGGGATGTTGGTGGAGGCGTTGTTGATGGAGGTGGTGATAATGGTGGTGAAGGGGGAGGGACAGCCGGGACAGCTGGAGGGGAGGATTGAGGGGGTGGAACTGAAGGAGGTGGTGAAGTAGCTATCGATGAATCCAGTGGTGGTGCTGGTGGTGGAATCAGAGAAGGCAATGAATTTGAAGGTGGCAAAAGTGaagtcattattttttatctgaacAAATGAACCAAAGAATATGTAATGTAAAGCTAATTGTCCAATGTACCTATCAAAGATCAAATCTTTTCTCAGAATTATACAACTATACAAAAATCTACAACAAAATTCAGTCCATAGAACACACTTCTCACAGCCAAAAGCTCAAATCTTTCTACACTATTGAAATCCTCTTAACAACCTACAAACACTTACAAGCTTTAAAGAAAACTCTGTCACtacaaaaaagtaaataaataaataaacacaacCCAGTTGAGAGAATCCTCCACTGGCCGAAACCCAtatcaaaaattacaaaatttagaaCAACAAACAGATCAAAAAGAGTCCACTTTGAAAAGATCAAATGCAGCATCAGCCAGATCACTGAAAGGGACAAAGAAAAGATCAAGAAACTGAGGACACAAAAAAATGCTTACCAATGTTGATGGAAATTGCTGGCTggaaaattctattttttcgCTAATTTGGAAGAAAGCAAAGTTGCTTCCGTGGAAAATGGTAAAGACTAAAAGACGGTGCTAAGTGTTGGCCACAAAATGTGCAAAACAAACGTGGGGGCAACTTTGCAGAGCCTTGACATCACATGTTGTGTAATCAGACAATTTCAGTATTTCATACATTCGCACCATGTTCGGAGAATTACTAAGGCAGGCTTATATATTCTTCTCTAAACTCACTTGGATTCTTTTTTtgacctttttctttttcttttgttaataatattctttaaaagagATAAATTACAGTGTAGAATTTATGCCCATTTTATCTAAGAATCTTCCATTATCTcttacaataaataataaaaaataataacaatcacCCCGTTAACCCAATAGAATCTTAACCCATTGCTTTCCTTTTGTATAAATAGGATTTAGATTATCCATTTTACGAGTTGAATCAATTAGTACACATTTGCCGCATAAATATTGTATCATAGTGTATACAGTgtgtttgtatttttggtaattCTTAACGTTACCCACTATGAGACCAttgtgtaatttattattaccaTGCAGAGtccaaataatataaaacttgatGGAACCAATATgggaaataaatgaataaatggaaAGAAATGTGGGAGTAATAATTGAGTATCGTGCGCATGCCCCAGATAACaaggaggaaaagaaaagaaaaagcaataACAACAACACATGGTCATGGACTCGTGGTTGCCAGTGAGTATTATACTATTATATAAGTTGTGCTATTATATAAGTCAAATCTTTTTTGCGAAATTAggggagaaattaaaaaaaattagaccgCGTTAAGGTTTCTTTTATCCCAACTACAGTCAGCGTTGAAtgtacaaaaaataatgttaagtTTGAgtaatatatgtataaatgTGGATCTGGGCGAGCCTTAAGTTCGAATGCCAAGCCGTGTTGAATTGAACATGCGTGCTGTGTTTTGATTgtgaaatatttaattaaacgaTTTGTAGCAAATTATTAGGaatcatcaattcattattaCGCAAGCCAATCTGTTTTTCATCTGttagttaatttattcacTGACAATCTGACATTTTAGTTAATAACGAGGATCTTCATTCACTGGAAAGCTCTTTGTGGGTTTGTTGAGCTAATGCTGGAATTTTGATGGGGTTTCTTGTGTATCTGGAAAAGTGTCTTCTTTTGTATCTTTAACCAATAATTTCCATCATCGTGCTTGTTTTTCGTActctgtaatttatttttatgggattattttccttcattggaaaaaaaaaaaaaaagaagtaaaatggGTATGTTtaggaattttaaaaacattgTTAGACAAGGTGAAAAACAAATGTAGGAGGAAATGACAATGAACATAAATCTTGATTCTTGCCATATTGGGTTGGACCAAGCACATCGCATGCCCATTTTTAGAACTTTCAAGCCCAAGCctaacatttttcaaaaaccgTTTTCGTTTTTCGAAAGTAAAAAGcaatgaaatttttgtttgttttttatatgttttacaaaatatgttttttttgaatgaaaaataatattttcgaAATCTAtatgtgtgtgcgcgcgcacGTGCGTATATACAcacaaaaaatatagaaaacaaCCGCACACATGTCAAATTATTATTGGAGAAGTTGTGGGTCCTACAATATAGTTCTCCCAATGATATTTTCAACATGCAATCGCTCATCGTAATAAAAGACaagatgaaaacaaaaagaaaacacatgaaaaaaaaaatgatacatGATGATTAGAAGCATGATGCTTCATGATGATATACTCAAATTGAAAGACAACCACTATGAAAAAGCAAGCGAGAAGGCGTTGGGGAAAGGCTTCCGACGGAAccaagtaaaatataaaattaataaactaatttttcaaGTAGTTCTTCAAattgtttcattttgtaatcttggaaatttttttgagGTATAAAGCAACCTCTCAAAAAGGTCTATCTTCTGGTACAGCTTCAGCTATATATCTTGATTGTTTTTAATCATACGGTTGAAAATGGCCATTTCATATTTCAAACATACaaatatgcatgcaaaaatttaaaactattgAGTAAATAAATTGGAAGCAAgtgattgaaataaaattgatagATTGATagcaaacaaaatatatagGGGCTTGATATGATGTGTACAATCGTGCATGTGTGACTGTGCGTTTGTCATGTTTTCATTAAGGGATTATGGGACTCACATCACAAGCTCCCAATAAAAATCTGACACGTACATAATCGCGCATCATAAAATATGCAAATTCTATAAATGTGGAGCTGTGCGTATACTTCACCGGCTTCAAGTAAGTTAATGCAGAGCTACTTCTAATTCTGTATAGCAAACCGAGTCATTTTGGTAAGAtgacagaagaaaataaatttcgaTAGTTAGCAGATACACATGCATGATCAATAGCTAATGTCAAGGCTATAAAATGTTGTTATAACTAGTTATCCCATTATCAGAATGCTGCTTTAAAGTCCAAGGCTCCAAGCttttattgtttggtttgCAGTACGGATTACTCTACAGACAGCCATGGGTTTAGTTTTCCAATTGCATTACGTCACtttataaggataattttgctGCACACAATATGATGTAATTCAATGTAGTACCTTCATTAACTTTAGAAAATAGGACTTCCATCTTCGTTAGTGCTTAAAGTTTAATCTATCCGTTTCTTGATTGCTCTTGATCTCTCCCTCTGATGTGTATATAGAGCGAGAATCACCAACGACAAAATGTGCCGATATGTAGCCTGGGAAGAAGACATAGCAGGAAGTTATGCTTATGAGCAAAATCATGAGAAATGAAGCTGCTGATTTTTTATGCCAATTGATAAGAGTACATGAATGAgatgagaaaaatgataaacagCATTAAAGAAATTACCAAACGGTTAAAAAGGATAAACTATTGCTTATTTGCTTTCTTGATTGTCATACGTATTCTAGAAGGTATCAAATACATACGTATTCCATTAACTCAATGAGGTGCTCAGGTATGTGATTAGAAAGAATCTGTGTGGATGGAGTGTATTGAACAATCTAACAGACACTTGGTAAATATATTTCTactttttaatgaattattgcTCTTTCTTTGTTCAGTTGGTTCCgtaaatctattgaaatggtCTGATGGTTTGGTTGTTTTTGCAAGCGTACTTCAAAACTTTCTGTATCATAGACAAGCTCCTTGTTCTTATCTACTTAAAATGatcaacattttcatttttctactaAAAGCCAAACCAAGAAGTTTCCAGCATTTTAGTGTGCCTTCAGTACTTTTTAACCTTGGATAAAACTTCCAGACGTAGAATAGTAATTGTCATTCATATTGGTTTGACAGAAGCCGAATAAATGAAGCCTACAGGCTTTAgaatattatttaacaatgAGACAAATGATAGTCAGAAATGCTTTATAatctctattattttattatatttgtataaacatacaaataactaaaaaataatacacaATACGGAAAACAAATTCAAACCTGATGCTAACCAGACTGATCCCCAAATTAAATATCCCCACATTTGCAGCTTAAACTTTTTTACTCCAATTCATAAGTTATTCAACATGATATAAAACATAAGGGAAACATATTTAGTGACAGTAGTGACCAAACCAACAGAATTTTCCGCCTCCACTGCATTCCTCTTCGTCTACTTCGCCCCTACTGTGAATCCACCATAAGAGATTAGTGAGTGAGTTCCCATCATCATAACCATTTAAGTTCCTGATCTTCTGCAAAGCACTATCTTTGTCATAAATCCCTTCTAAGGAATAAACAAATCCTTTCCATCCTTCGCCAACTCCCTCTCTGCCTAGAGCCGGTAACGTCCAATTCACAAGCTGTCTCACAAAACCAACATCAGAGAACAAAACCTCAGAGATTGGCGATAAGGGTAGCAGTTGAATGCCAAGCCTGCACTCTCTCCAATCAGGTGGAGCAAACCAAAGTCCACTATCTCTTTTGTTAGCCCACAAAACACCCACAACTCTGTTCTCTCTGGTGAAATCTTTGTCATACAAGGTATCTTCCTCTCTAATATGCCACCATGTTTGTGCTGCCTGAATCTCCATTGCTGTAAGCGTTGATCCAATGGCCACGAGATGTGTATCTCCATAGGCTAGCCCCATCAAAGCAGCAGAATAGTATGCGTTCACAGCCTCACTTGTGCTCTCTTGATTCCTCCCATCTGCAAATTCAGTTAGACCTCCAGCCCAAGAATGCAATTTATACAAGTCAAAGCATCTCAAACGTGGATAATTTGAGTTCTCTCTCCTGCCTAAGTTCATAAAATCAGCCATAAGCGAATAAGCTTGAGGCCTATACTTCCTCCCCCAAACCGGATCAATCTTGACAAGCACAGCAATTGCATAAAGAAAGTACCCCAAGTGATAATGATGGTCGTTATACACTCCAAATCCAAAATCTGCTCCAGAATCTAACGAACCTTGTTTTGTTACAATTCCACCCCACTTTCCATCATACAGAAAACCATTACCATTAAAAGTACCATCCAACCACGGCCCAATTGTATCCCTCAAGTACTTCCTTATTGCCGGTATGACATCAGGAAAGCTTACCTCTTCAGCTATCAAAGCCAACCTTGCTGCTCTAGCAATTAATTTCCCATAAAAGTAAGATGAATTTGTAGTTATAGGAGTTGAATTTAAGGCCTCGACATCCTTTGAAAGTGCTGAAATTATTTCATCATACGATTCTTCTCTATTACCATTAATTGAATGCCATGTTACCGAAACCGAGTGAGGTTTCAATACCCAAGAATCACCAACAACACCAACGAGATCACCATCTAtacttttatacttaaaatctTCTAAAACACTAACATCGGAATCATCAATAGACAACATGTTAAGATGCAAAGGATGAGCCAACATAAGTAAATCACCCCATcctttcttttgaaatttgtaCTCTAAACAAAAAGGCTTAGTAAAAACAGCATCACCTGAAACTGGATAACAAGAACTGAACCGATCAAGAATTGACTGGTACTGAGGATCAAAATCCGGCAACACTGCAATCCGGATGATGCCAGTAAACCCACCAGAAGTGAGCAAAGAAACACCATTTTGGCTCAAACTAATCGGTGAAGATGAATACAAAAACCATGTTTGGTTGTTGTTAAGCTTAATGGTGTACTTGGTCAATGAATTGTTGGCATCACAAGAGAGAATGGCATGAATAGTTGATATTGAAACTGGGGTATTATTGACTATAGAACAAGTCAAAAAAGGGCTTCCTCTGACGAGAAAAAATCGGAAATTTGCAGCGGGCATGTCAAGAGTGACGCTGAGATCACTGTAAGATGAAATAATATGACTTTTTCGTGAACTTGGTTCGGTATTATTTGATGCGGAGATGATGAGATC
It contains:
- the LOC102627960 gene encoding probable endo-1,3(4)-beta-glucanase ARB_01444 produces the protein MLKKLKRRVKTIITKPFKKPRKPHKPPNTKSPSPSPSASPSPPDSPKLEPEPPPTMEPQHSKKLPTFPFLFPKAQSTVLPDPSLFFAPSLLSSPLPTNSFFQNFTLKAGDQPEYIHPYLIKSSLSSLSVSYPSRFHNPSFIYQVFNADLIISASNNTEPSSRKSHIISSYSDLSVTLDMPAANFRFFLVRGSPFLTCSIVNNTPVSISTIHAILSCDANNSLTKYTIKLNNNQTWFLYSSSPISLSQNGVSLLTSGGFTGIIRIAVLPDFDPQYQSILDRFSSCYPVSGDAVFTKPFCLEYKFQKKGWGDLLMLAHPLHLNMLSIDDSDVSVLEDFKYKSIDGDLVGVVGDSWVLKPHSVSVTWHSINGNREESYDEIISALSKDVEALNSTPITTNSSYFYGKLIARAARLALIAEEVSFPDVIPAIRKYLRDTIGPWLDGTFNGNGFLYDGKWGGIVTKQGSLDSGADFGFGVYNDHHYHLGYFLYAIAVLVKIDPVWGRKYRPQAYSLMADFMNLGRRENSNYPRLRCFDLYKLHSWAGGLTEFADGRNQESTSEAVNAYYSAALMGLAYGDTHLVAIGSTLTAMEIQAAQTWWHIREEDTLYDKDFTRENRVVGVLWANKRDSGLWFAPPDWRECRLGIQLLPLSPISEVLFSDVGFVRQLVNWTLPALGREGVGEGWKGFVYSLEGIYDKDSALQKIRNLNGYDDGNSLTNLLWWIHSRGEVDEEECSGGGKFCWFGHYCH
- the LOC102627466 gene encoding proline-rich receptor-like protein kinase PERK8; its protein translation is MTSLLPPSNSLPSLIPPPAPPLDSSIATSPPPSVPPPQSSPPAVPAVPPPSPPLSPPPSTTPPPTSPPPASPPPSPPTSTPPSPPTAPPPSSPAVNSPPPQPPSPPPPLDAPPPPEVDPSPPSPAQPPPQALAPSPPPPANVPTTPSSSSPPPANVPTTPSSSSPPPANVPTTPSSSSPPPANVPTTPSSSSPPPANVPATPSSSSPPPVNVPTPPSSSSPPPPSSNPPTSTPSPPVLTPPPHPSQSAPAPVTKSPPASTLSPPPPSVPSTSSPPAVSPPAPPSNSSTRGSPSTPPLPSVPTEKPTAKSTNGTTVSANASPRNAGVLGTGGAVAIGIAVGFLVLSLLVMAVWFAHKRKKKRAGEHIGYTLPSPHASSQKSDSVFLRPHSPAPLVGNGSNSGFSRSPSESGVLGNSRSWFTYDELIQATNGFSAHNVLGEGGFGCVYKGVLADGREVAVKQLKIGGSQGEREFRAEVEIISRVHHRHLVSLVGYCISERERLLVYEYVPNDTLHYHLHAEGRPVMDWATRVKVAAGAARGIAYLHEDCHPRIIHRDIKSSNILLDSSFEARVADFGLAKIALELDSNTHVSTRVMGTFGYMAPEYATSGKLTEKSDVYSFGVVLLELITGRKPVDASQPLGDESLVEWARPLLAEALEHEDFEALVDSRLEKNYVDSEMFWMIEAAAACVRHSATKRPRMSQVVRALDTLDGASDLTNGVKPGQSGIFSSAQHSAQIRMFQRLAFGGSQDYSSDFYNQSQTSWRSREYEDRSSYMP